A segment of the Hemicordylus capensis ecotype Gifberg chromosome 6, rHemCap1.1.pri, whole genome shotgun sequence genome:
TCCAAGGCCAACGGGCTGCCCCCTGATGTGGCCGTGTCCCCTGGGCGCCTCTCTGGCTCTGAAGACATCTCTGGCCGCTTTGAGCTGCTGTCTTCCCCTGGCAGTGGGAATGGAGTAGTTTCAAGCCCAGCAACGTCGACCCCTGATGGCAGCTTTGTGGCACTGCAGCACCCTATGGAGGAACAACAGACACAGAAGGCTCCCAACCGAGGAGACTGGGACCTACAGCAGAAGTTCTCGTTGGAGAGCCCTACGCTGGAACATGCTGAatcccttctctctttccagttgGACTTAGGACCCTCCATCTTGGATGAGGTTCTAGGAGTGATGGATAAAGACTGGGACAGTATCAAAGGGGAGGAACAGGAACCGTCAAGGGATGAGTGCTCAAGTCCAGAAAGGTGCCTCCATCATGAcgaggaaagggaggaggaggaggaggaggaagaagaggaagaggaagggcaggGCTACACCTTTGAGGATGAGCAGGATGAAGAGATTGGCCTATAGGAAAAACGGAGCGATGCTGGTCTTGCACTCCTCTGTTTTTTGTCCCCAGCACTCCTTCAGGCCTCTCTTTGCAGAGTTCCCCAGCCTCTCGGACAGCCAGTGGACCAGACCTGGCCTGCAGATGATCTCTGGTTGACTTGCCATTTACCTGTGGTCTACAGAGGAAACTTTCAGCCTTGAATCTCTTGTACTTGACATTAAGGGGAAAAATCAAAGAAAGATGCAGGCTGTGCGCTCCCAATGACATTCCTGCAGTCTTCCTTCCTGTATGAGACAAGGCGGTATCTTCTGGACTTGATTCTTTTGGCCTGGCAACAGCAAATGaataaagagggaggaggaaggaacttGGCCTCTCACTCCTGTGATCTACCCGATACTGGCCCTTGTCCATCACAATCATAGGATGTTTTGCGGAACACCACCTCTGGGAAATGGGGTTGTAGCACACACTCAAGACTTTCTCCTTGCTCCATCCTTTTGCCTTCTGGTTCTTGTGCTCCCTCACAAGGCCTGGGATGATACAAACCTGTCTCCATATGGAGAAACACGCCTCTATGTCTGGCTACCCCCTTTCTCTGTAATTGACACAGCAGTACATTTTGATGCTTTAAGGAAACCCTCCATCTGCCTACCTTCCAGTCTCACCTTCAGTTTCTCCATCTTTGCCCAACCATCCGATCAGGGAAACTACCCAACTATAGAATTCCAACTGCCTTCTCAGTGGTTAGTTTCCTGATCTAACTTTGGAAGCACAGTTGGGTTAAAAGCCAGATAGATGGGTGCCAAAATAGATTTAACTGCTGGCACACTGGGAAATGGAAGGAGGGATTGATGGATATCTAAACAACATTTTCTATTTATCTGTCAATTTTCAGCTATCTATCCAATTATCCCTTTTGTTTTCCTATCCAACATTTAGTTGACTGTTCAACAATCTTGTGTAGCCACTCATCTATTTATTCGCCATCTTCTATTCATCAGTTTATCCTGGAGTCCTCCTATCTGCCCTTTCACTGTGTCTTTCTCTTCAGTGAATACATTGATTGTGTTTATATATTCAGTAGCGGTGCTGCTAACACTGCAAGACCTTTTGCTATGGGGCTCATACTCTGATCTAGTGCAAGACTGTCAGGGAAGGAAGATAGAGAAGGGATTCAGAGAGGAAGTTGAAGAAGATGGTTTGCTCTTTGgggatgagagagaggggtggggtggggtaagaaGTGTCCTCATTTGCCTTCCAAGGAGACAGTAAAGAGAACAAATGAATAATGTTTTGGACATAATGTGAACTGACTGTTGAGCTGGATTGTAAATAGTCACTCACTGGTCGCGTATGGTGAATGCAACAGTCGCTTGCAGTGACAAGCAGGATACTTCTCATATATTACAAGAAGGCTTTTGATCCCTTTCAGTCGATCAAATGGCTGGTACAGATATATGTGGGCAGGCTAGCTATATGCTTTTTCTGTGGGTAGTAACTCATTTTCAAAGGACAAAACTAGGAACACTTAGGTGGAGATACAATGCACACTCTGTTTCAAGCTGTGATGGGGCCAGGGTGATTGATCCTTAAGGCAAGGTTGCGTCAACAGACTGCATCTCCATCAAATGTGAACTGGACAGCCTTCTAAATGAGACTCTGAATACTCTTTAGTGGACTTGAGATCGTGATAACTGGAAGGGAGTTCACTGGTTCATACTAGACCACAGCGCTCCTTGATAACTGACTCCAGATCCCCATCTATCAGCCTAACAGTCTGTCCTTTCGCTCCCTTGGTGGATTCCTCTGTTAAAATGACATTCCATTGTTGGCAGAAATCTAGCTCTTGCTATCTCCTGAGCATCCCTGTGTCTGGGGAGATGAGTGGCAAGCAGTCTGGAAGCTAATATACCCCTTTGCCAAATCATTTAAGGTCTCCTGTTACTCTTCTCATGTCTCCCTCAGGTGCTGCCCCTGGTTTCTTATCTGTGAGACTGTTTACCCTAGTGAAATTGTGGTATCTAATCACAGCCTTACCATAATCTAATACAGATGAGTTGCCCTTTAACACAGTTTGAGTTGGGGAAGGATGGTTGTATTTTGCTCCTTCCACCTGTGTCTATGGGTGGGTGAAGATCTAACCCATGTTTAGTGATATTTATTCTCCCTTGCATCTGTATATTTATTCCAGACCAATTCATCAAATTGGAAAGGGTGTGACTGCAATGTATGTGTCTTCCATGCAGTTTTTACCCATTGCAATAACTAGTAATTTTGCACTTCCAAGATGGGATTGATGCGCTtctactctctcctgcccttcccacaAAATGGAGACCAGGTTCTAATGTGTCAATATGAAGGCAGGATGGGATTCCTTGCTATTCACAGTAGGGAAAACCCTTTTTTAGGACTGGCAAAATGAACAGTTCACACTGTagcaagcaagcttttgagttctccacAGTATTTCTTCAGGCGGGATGTTAAGcagaatgggggtggggcagggaagagacACATTTGGGGCATAACACAGAAGCTCCAAGGTCTGTAATTCAGATGGAGTACAGGTGCTTTCTTCCAGGCTTAATTTGGCTTGTCTCCCACCTAGCAAACTGAGATCTCTTTAGCCTCTGCTAGGTACAAATCAAAAGTATGAAGCGTCTTGTACCCAGCCTTATTACAAGCTGCAAACCTGGCCTTTTCTATCATGTCCAAAATTCTCTTCCTTCAtcttcccccaccctcttttcatcgttgttttgcttaacatccagcctgaagaagagttctggagaactcaaaagttTGCTTGCTATTCTGGATATAttttaattgccctaataaaggtattgcccagtttgggggtgtttttaaaaaaatgaaccaaCATGATTATCTACAAGTTTTGTGAGTCCTGACTATGTTATCACTGCTGCCTTTGCTGCTGTAGATATCAAAGCCTCTGGTATGAAACAGAACATCTCTTGCTACATAGATCTCTGCTCTTTTGCAAGTGAGAAAAAACAATGTGGGTAGGGAGAAAGGAAGCTGGAGTGGATGGGCTCTTGTCTCTAATGCTGTTACAGTGACCCTGAATTGTGTACCCTTTTAAGCAAAGTGTTATCtttgggcctccagctgttgttggactacaactcccatcatccccactacagtggccaatagccagggataacAGGAGTTGTAGTTGTAGCCCAGCATGTGCAGGGCTAAAACACATGGTAGGaagactttattattattattattattattacttttactattattattattttagcgTTTAATATATTGTGCAGGAAGCTTCATTACATAGAAGCAGGGATGTTGGAAAGTGGGACTCCAGGGTTCTTTGGAAGGTTATGTGTGTCTtgtgtttggggggggtgggATCTCAGGGCACTCTGAGGTCATTActtggggaagagtggagctttAATGTATTACAGAGGTCAAAGGGAGTGCAGTTGAGTTTTGTAGTGAGGAAGTAAAGCCGAGCCAGTGGGGCTGGGAGCTAGGACCCCATGGACCTTCTGGGACAGAGGTCCCCAGCCTGTGGGCCTTAaatgttgaattacaactcccatcctccccagctgtgataaactgcagctgggaatgatgggagttggatttcaacaacatctggaggaccacaggctggGGACCTCTGTTctagaacagctggtggggcaTGGCCCAAACTAGATTGCACCTTAAACCAGTGGCAGTATCACTGTGTTTTGAAAACTGCTCTACAGCATCAACTagtgcagggataggcaaccttggcacccCAGctcttgttgagctacaactcccatcatccccagccaccaaagGTTGACGTTTACTGCTCAAGAAGGATCAGTCTGTCTAAATGGAGAGCTGTGGGTTTTGTGAAGGAGGCAGTGGAGGATCTGAAGCAACTGTAAGATTCCTGTactgagtggggagggggtggactagaagacctccaaggtcccttccaactctaaaatgctgAGATCTAAGAAAGGAGGTCCCAACCACGAATCctcagttgttggactacaactcccatcatgtagtctggccgttgtggctggggataatgggagttgtagttcaacaacatctgggaacccctggtgaGGGAGTAGGCGGTGAGTGAGGTACATTGGTTTAAAAGAAGGGGATCTAGAACGTCTTTTTCTATCTTATGCCGTAAGCTATTGTATAACATCAAATTGTCCTTCCTTGTCACTGTGGACTCGGTTTCTATTCTAAAATAGGAAAGGTGAAAATGATTAACTTCCTGCGGAGGCTGTGTGTCCCTGTGATACTTTTAAAAGCTGTCCTAGGCATGATCAACAAGGACCAGCCACTGACTGCAAAAGAGATCAGGGCTGGTCTCCGATCTCTGCTCCTTTGGGCGGATAAAGCCTTCAACTGTTGTCTTCCTTTTATTCCACCACCAGATTTTAAGCCTAGAACCTAATCTTTGGATCTCATTGCCCTTTTGTTGGGTTTTTGGATCCTCATGCTTAACGTGGTGAAATTCTTCTAATATGTACATTTTTATGATTTTGTAATAGCTCATTTTATTGATTCCTGTGTATAAAATGTCTCTATAAACTTCCCCTGACCACACCATGTTAACTTTCATCCTAGTCGCAGAATGTTTGTATGGTGACCAAAGTGTTTGATATTTCTTGTAATTAAAACCAAATTAGTTTCGGATGCTTTTCTCGTTGTTCTGTCTCTTCTCCCCCGACTCCAGTCTTTAAAGCACAGCCTGACAAAGTGTTTTGGTTTGGTTGATTGTACTGAGGCTTGCTAGACACCTGCAAT
Coding sequences within it:
- the LOC128329640 gene encoding cdc42 effector protein 1-like isoform X3 — encoded protein: MPILKQSPVSHSKKRPRLDRAMISAPLGDFRHTMHIGRGGDAFGDTSFLSNHGGSKANGLPPDVAVSPGRLSGSEDISGRFELLSSPGSGNGVVSSPATSTPDGSFVALQHPMEEQQTQKAPNRGDWDLQQKFSLESPTLEHAESLLSFQLDLGPSILDEVLGVMDKDWDSIKGEEQEPSRDECSSPERCLHHDEEREEEEEEEEEEEEGQGYTFEDEQDEEIGL